In Oscillospiraceae bacterium, the genomic stretch GGCTTCAAGGGGATCTGAACCGGTTGGGTGAAGAAGGTTGGGAACTGGTCAGCAGTACCTCGACCAATCAGGGTGAAGGTTATACCAGGAGTATGATCTTTATATTTAAACGGAAGCTGGATTATTAAGTTATAAACAGCGAATCACCTATCAATTGTAATCACGCCGAAGCATCAATTCGACATTTACAATTATTCGATAAATGATTGTAAAATACACCTTGACAAGCTACAATATTCCGCCTATCATGATTAATGAGATATACCAAAATCAGCGAATACGGAGGGATAAATGATGAAACGGATTATTTGCATTT encodes the following:
- a CDS encoding DUF4177 domain-containing protein, giving the protein MGEEGWELVSSTSTNQGEGYTRSMIFIFKRKLDY